One Primulina eburnea isolate SZY01 chromosome 4, ASM2296580v1, whole genome shotgun sequence genomic window, ttatttttatgagtGGCCCATTGACTCTTTGTAGTTTGACTAGGATAATTTTACCAAAAATACCTATAAATTGTCTAGATATCATGCTTACTAAATAATCCAACAAGACCAATTGATTAATGCCACAACTAGGATGGCTAAAACATTTGGTGGATTAAAATTGCTATTTAAAGAAGATTTGACCCCacaattaattaatttgtcCAAATATATTAAGACAAAACCCCATCCACATTTTCAAAGATAGAAAGAAACATAGACACACATGTAGACGGAAAACGAGACGTTTTCGTATCCTACAGAATACAGATACATATAAAAGTGaacatttattaatatataCGAGATCTTTTGATTTTTCCGTTGACTTGACATATATTAAATATACATCTTTAGATACATAGTTGAGGTAGTGTACGCCCTAAAGTTAGCTTGCTATTGGATGAGGAAACACCTCTTAGGTCAATTTGTTTGTCTGGATAATCTCGTAGAAATATGtaaaaatttaacttttaatgaaACGAAATGTGAGCCTTGGTTTTAGGTCAATTCTATCTTTGGTTAGGCTTCAAAaactaataaattaatttgtaaATATGATAAAAATTGGATGAAAATAAACAAATGACAATAGAATTAACTTTGTTTGAAAATGTATATAATTTTACAATTACGATTTTGGGTTGAAAATCACTAATAATCTTTTGTTGATAATAAAACTTATTATTGTGTTGCTAATATATTTCATTAAGTGTGTAGCCGGTAAATAACAATTTAGAAGATTTGAGAAACTGAAACTTGAATTCATCTCGATTGAATATATGACACAACTGATTTTTTTGAGCATGTCGTATCATTCGGTGATCTAAATGACTAGCTTTCAAAACAGTTGAACAACCAACTCaaaatactataaatcatacttAGCGCGGATTCAAATGTTATTGAGGAGAGTTATTGGTCATAAGATCAAACTAGATTGAATTGAAGTTACCACCACTTTGACAAAGCAAGTTCTGATTTTTTGGTTATGACTCCAAGTCCGGTTATCAAAATGAAGTGATTTAGTATGCTtctcaaaaacaaaacaaagatctacaaataaTCTTCCAAATTCGAAAAGATGATtgaattatcaattaattaaattaaagaaGATGAAAAGACGAAGGATGATCAGACAAAGACCCCTAAAAAATACATCAACATGTACTTAATggtcaaaaataaatatttgagcTCGAATTTAACTCAAAgctcaaaaatataatttttttctcgAATTCTATTTCATCTTGAAGTATTCAAACATATTCgcgaattaataaaaaattaaagctcaaaatatattcatttaatatatacttatattatatttattcataaaatattaaatttcgcGAACAACAACACACACAACTTTGTCTAATTAATTGTGGTCGGCTATATGTATCATCCTATGTCATTGCGTTTTATCTTATATTATATCTAATCTATATTTATTGTCTTAATCGTTattattaaagtttattttttgTTCACTATTCGTCTATTAATATAAGTACTAGTCGCGGTCTCGCATCTCCTAATTAAAGCCTCTATTGATTCACTTTTGTGCATGCCCATATAATCTCAGACGTATCGTACTCAATTTTTCTTCAATAGATGCAACCCTAATTTTTCCTCTAATATACTTTTTCTCAACTATTACATTATTGTACGTCCGTTCATCTATCTCGTCTCCACGACTCTAATattttgtttaatttcttgttttactttttatttaacATTCGGATTTATATAACATAACAGACTCTATATTTTtatatccaagtttttttttaaacaaatgtCCAAAATATTTATCATCCttaagataaaaaaataaaaatatatgtaaaATGTCAAAAAATAATTATCGAATGTAATTAATATGTACAATGATTAGCCAAATATAAGCACCAATTCATCGTGGCTTACCTTTTACAGCATAGGACTCATATTTGCCACCCTCATTCCTAATAATTTCCCAAATTTAACACACACGCCCCTCCCTCTCGCTCCACTCTCACTCTCGGTTTCCTCGGTCCCTGAAAAGCTTCTTTAATTCTGCGCAAACTGCTTAAAACCCTACTCTTCGCTTCCATTTCTTACTTCTGAGGAGAGAGGGGGCACTGCAAAAGGTCCAAGAAAAGCTCTTTCTTCGGTGGAGTTCCCGCTGGATTCTACAACTGTGACAGTGGAAAGACACAGTTATAGTAGAGAAAACAAGCCGCCATGGATGCATCTGAGGCCACAAAGATAGTGATGTCGAGGATTCAGACTTTGGATCCGGAAAACGCTTCAAGAATCATGGGGGTTATACTGATACAAGACCAAGGTGAGAAGGAGATGATAAGATTAGCGTTTGGTTCTGAAGCGGTTTTGTCAACTTACGTTAACAAAGCGAAAGCTGTTCTGGGGATTCCTTCGAGTAGCCCGAGTGTGAACCCTTCAGCCCCTCTGTCAATTTCTGTTGGGTCGAACTGCCCATTTCCCCAAACTTCACCTAGAATCTTGGTGCCAAACAATGGATTTCATTTGAGCAGTCCTTCTTCTCCCGCTGGGACTTTCCCAAGAAGCAGCCCGAGGCCTATTTCTTATGCTGCTGTTGTGAATGGCTCGAATGCTGGCGCTACTAGTGCTAATAATGGTTCGCGTTCGCCAAGTTTGCATTTTTATGGAGGAAAGGACTTTAATGATGAGACTCTGAGTGGTGGAACTGGTGGGGTGCACAACCAACTTCAAGATCAGCTTTTGTTTGTTGATGAACCTCTGGTGGATCCGATAATGAGTCCTAGCGGAAGGAGTGATTCACTGATTTACCCATATGGTGAGGATGTCAGCAGCGTTCCTTCGCCTCACTCTAACCCATTCCACAGGAGGAGTTGCTCTGTGAATGATGCTTCATTTCTTGCAAATCTCGAGGAAGGAGGTGGTGGAAGTGGATTTGGGTGGAGACCTTGCATGTACTTCGCGAGGGGGTTTTGCAAGAACGGTACTACTTGCAAGTTCTTGCACAGTGATATTGGTAGTGGTGAAACAATTGAAGTAGGGTCTCCAGGCCAGAGCGTTTCAGGTTTCGACGAGTTATTGAGAATTAAGGCTCTTCAGCAGCAGAAATTTGCTCTAATGGCTTCTGGAGGTCACTACCCTTTTGCTTACAACAAGGGCGTGAACTTTCTGAATGAGAACCAGAGGTAAAATTCTTGGATTTCTCTTTTCTCTACTTTTTATGAACCTTGACTAGTTTCTTATTTATTATATGTGCTCGTGAATCTTGAGAAGCTGCTATGTTCTGATGCACATTATACACATCCTGGTTTCCAAATTGTATGTTGTT contains:
- the LOC140831025 gene encoding zinc finger CCCH domain-containing protein 53-like isoform X3; translation: MDASEATKIVMSRIQTLDPENASRIMGVILIQDQGEKEMIRLAFGSEAVLSTYVNKAKAVLGIPSSSPSVNPSAPLSISVGSNCPFPQTSPRILVPNNGFHLSSPSSPAGTFPRSSPRPISYAAVVNGSNAGATSANNGSRSPSLHFYGGKDFNDETLSGGTGGVHNQLQDQLLFVDEPLVDPIMSPSGRSDSLIYPYGEDVSSVPSPHSNPFHRRSCSVNDASFLANLEEGGGGSGFGWRPCMYFARGFCKNGTTCKFLHSDIGSGETIEVGSPGQSVSGFDELLRIKALQQQKFALMASGGHYPFAYNKGVNFLNENQRSAATALMMGDEFQKFNRFRLERNDFAPMGLGAGSSSNSRQIYLTFPADSTFKEEDVSNYFSMLGPVQDVRIPYQQKRMFGFVTFVYPETVKLILAKGNPHFVCDSRVLVKPYKEKGKISDKNKHQHMEIGEYASCLSPTELDSREHFDVPFGPRMLLNSQETMLRRKLEQETELQHAVELQGRRMMNLQLMDLKNQQHGHRFVPSLPSGLPISSPRQSQMLINHNLSVSSNACNQDVSREFVSGQGAAKFHTVTDDFNLVEETESLSNNTADSVNKKEHTKSDHSDPSERKFE